The Pseudomonadota bacterium region TGGCATACAGATTATTTCCCTGGGCGGCCTTACCCGCTTTACTGGTAGCTCTTTTTGGTTCGACTACTGTGGCCATCGAAATCCCCTGGTTTTTCATGGGAGGCCGCATCGGTCTCGATGACTTAGGTAAAACCTTTTTGCTGTTCACCTCTTTTCTCTGGCTGGTATCAGGATTATTCGGCCGGGAATACCTGGCGGACGACACCAAACGTTTCCGTTTCCAGATCTTTTATCTCCTGGCGATGAGTGGTAATTTCGGGCTCATCCTTGCCCAGGACATGCTGAGCTTTTATCTGTTTTTCACCCTGATGAGCTTTGCCGCCTACGTGCTGATTATCCATGATGGCAGCGACAAAGCCCGCCGTGCAGGCCGGATCTATCTCTGGCTGGTGGTGGTGGGCGAGGTCATCCTCTTTACCGGCATGATCATTCTTGCACAAACTTCCTCAAGCATGGCTTTCAGCAAAATAGATAAAGACCTCTCCGGGATTATTCTGCTTGCACTCCTTTTCCTGGGATTCGGAATCAAAGCCGGCGCCTTGCCGCTTCATTTCTGGCTGCCGGTGGCCCATCCTGCCGCACCTTCCCCGGCCAGTGCAGTCTTAAGCGGCACAATGATCAAAGCCGGCCTCCTGGGCTGGCTCCGCTTCCTCCCGGTGGGCAGCACAAACCTCACAGAAGGGGGAATATTCTTTCTGATCGCCGGACTTCTTGCGGCATTCTATGGTATTACCGCAGGTTTCTTCCGAAACAATCCGAAAACCGTGCTGGCCTATTCCAGCATCAGCCAGATGGGACTGATGACAGTCATCGTCGGCAGCGGCATGATCCTCCCCCAGATCTGGCCGAAGGCAGTAACCGCTGCATCACTGTATGCCTTCCATCATTGCCTGGCCAAAGGCAGTCTTTTTCTTGCAACAGGTGTGGCAAAGAATGGCTGGAATAGAGGAATTCCGGCATGGTTGTTTCGCGCCGGCCTCATCCTGCCGTCCCTGGCCCTTGCCGGTATGCCGTTCACCAGCGGCGCAATAGCCAAGTCGGCATTGAAAAGTATAACCACCAATCTTCCCGAACCATGGCATGAAGTATGCTCTATTCTGTTACCGCTGGCCGCCGTCGGTACCATGGCGCTGCTCGTACATTTCCTCAGACTCACCTGGCAGCCATCCAGGCAAGACAATAGGCATGGCCAGGGACTTCGCAGGGCGTGGATGTTCAATCTGGCCGGCGTCGCTGTCACCCTGTGGCTATGGCCCGGCTCAGAAACAGCGGCACGCCATTCCCTTACTCCGGGCACGGTGATTCACGGCCTCTGGACTGTGGCGGCAGGCTGTCTGCTGGCTTTCGCCTTAACAAGACTGATCAGACAGCGCCCAACTGCTCAAGAAAGCCATCCCGGGGTTGATTCCTTCCCGCAGAAAATTTTCAAAAAACTCTTCCTGCATTGCTTTCCGGACAGATCAGCGCGGGGGCAACATGGGGATTTATCGAAGTACAAAGTAGATGGGAGAAACACCAGGTTTCAAGTAATTGAAGTGCAGTTGGGGAAAATTGAGAAAATTTTCGGAAGATGGACAATCAGCGGTTTATTTTTTCTGATGATCAGCATCCTGATCATCTTATCGCTGAGGTCCTGAAAGGATCAAATTTCCCGGCTCTATGCTGCAGACGGGAAGAAAAACCATATCAGGCCAGAAGTGAAATCCACATTCTCACCGCTGCAAGTCCGATCAAGACGGCAAGAATCAACCGCAATCCCTTCACCGGAAGCCCCCGGCTTACGTAAGCACCGATGGTTGAAGCCGGGATAACGGTCAAGGCAATGGGAAGAGCGAGAAACCACTCAATCTGTCCGGTTGCCGCCTTGCCGATAAAACCCGCAAGTGACGAAAGAAAAACAATTGCCAGATTGCTGCCGATTGCAATTCTTGTTGGGATCCGCACGTAAGAAGTCATCAGCGGAATTAATATAAACGAGCCGCCCTGCCCCACCAGACCGCCAAGCAAACCTACTCCCGAGGAAGCAAGAACCGCCCTGATCCTGGAAAACGAGAGATCATCCACATCAGGTCGTTCGGTGTCTAGTTTGACCGGAATTATCATCAAAAATGCTGCAATGCCGGCAAGGCATGAAAAAATAAAAAGCAGAATGTCGTTTGACACGAAGCGGGACCCGGCACCGCCCAGCACCGCCATAACAAATATACTCACTCCCATATAGAGAGTGAGCTGGCCTGAAACAAAATGAAATTTCTTGTGAATCAACGACCCGAAGAGGCAGCTAAGCAGACCCTGCACAATGGTCAGACCGGCAACAACCTGCATGGCAAGCGGCTCAAAACCAAAAATTGGCGGAACAAACAGCAGCAGCGGGGCCATGACGATTCCCCCGCCAATACCAAGAAGTCCGGACAAAAATCCGGCGATCATCCCTAATGCAGAAAGCAAAAAAAATAAATTCACGGCGGTCCATTCATCAATTCTATTAATTACAGTAAATCCATAGGCAATAACTATATTGTACAAAATAAATGTTATCAACAACTAAAATATATTTTCCTCACTAAAAGTGAACTACTCCGGTGCAAGCCGCAGGGAATTAGAGAAAAATCGCTAACTACATTGGATATTTTCAAAATTTTACAGTATGTATACTTGGTATTTCATGTATGCTCAAAAGTCCCTTGCCAGCTATCTGTGTCTTTCAGGAGAATCCACATGCCGCGGAGTAAACGCTTTGATAGATATAACCCGTTTTTTTTGACCCTGCTTTCCTTCTTTTTCCTCTCTTGGTGCTTAACCTCTCCGGCTTATTCAAATGAGCTTGATCGATTTGCCGGCAAACAGGGAAACATTACGATAAGCGGCGGCACGGCCCATATACCGGTAATGACCGAACTTGCCAGAAAAGTGCGCGACTTCAACCCTAAGATCTATATCACCGTTCATGGAGGAGGTTCGGCCAATGGCATTAAGCAGGTGGGACAGGGCATGGCTGATATCGGCAATAGCGGCCGCCCCCTCAATGACCATGAAAGGCAACAATACAATCTCAGAGAAATTCCTTTTGCCATTGATGGAATTGCGCCGATTGTGCATCCCTCAAACCCGGTGTCAAATATTTCAAGTGCCTCGATACGGAAGATTTTTTCCGGAGAAATCACGAACTGGCGTGAAATAGGCGGCGAAGACCAGCCAATCATCCTTTACGGACGTGAAGCTGCAAGCGGTACGCGAGATATTTTCTGGAAGAAAATGCTCCTTAATGGCTCCTTTTCTCCTGAAACACGCATCGTCGATTCAAACAACGCCATGAAAATCGTTGTGTCCTGGGAAAAATATGCTATTGGATACTTAAGCATAGGCCATATCGACATGGATAAAGTTAAACCGCTGATCACCGATGATATCCAACCAAATCAGACCAATGCAATGCTTGGCAAATATACGATCGTAAGAAAACTTTATATGAATATCTCGGAAAATCCTACGGAACTCACCCGTCTGTTTGTTGAATATGTGTTAGGACCGGCAGGTCATGATGCGATAAAAGCTTCCGGGTATATCCCGCTTCACTGACTTATGAAATATCCCTGGAAAAGATTATGGATAACAAGCCTACCTCAAAATTAACCATTATAATAATCATGCCGATTATCGTCCTGCTCGAAATCATGGGCGGCTGCATGTATTATTATCTGCAGCAAAACACCAATTCATTTATCAAATACCGGATAACCAGAGAAGCGGAAAGACACCACAATGATATTTACTCACTGATCACCGATCACTATAACCAGCTCTTAATCCACGAACCGACTTTGGATGCTGCCAAAATACATCAGGCTGAAACGATCAGCGAACTTGAGATCTACTTCAGCCTCAATGGATTAACCGGGCAGATTTTTGAAAATAGCTCCCTGCTGTATTCCATTAACGGGCCTGTTTCAAAGCCGGGTTATCCAGAAAATTATGCACAAACCTATTCGGAATATTATTCAGAGACACTATTTGCTCCGTGGAACTGGGAAATCAGCGTAATAGAGAATCCCGCCAATTATCAACGCCTCAGAGAGAGGATTACCCAGGGTCTGTACCTGCTTTTTGCCTCTTACACCATTCTGGCAATAGCCATTATTGTTCTGCTCTGGCGCCTTGTGCTCATCCCCCTGAAACAGATCATTACTCCTTTACGCAACAACCAGCTTCCACAATATAAAGGCATAGATGAATTTGAATTTTTAAGTAATACCATTGCCAGTGATATTCAAAAAAGACAGGAGGTCGAAGAACGGCTCATCCATCATCAAGTGAATCTCGAAAAAACCGTTTCCCAGCGAACCCAGGAGCTTGAAGAGGAAATCCTTTGCCGGGAAGAACTTCTCAAAACGCTCAAGAGCCGCGACGCACAACTTGCAGTCTCCCAGACCGTTGCCCGCCTTGGAAGCTGGGAATGGGACATTCTTTCCAACAAAGTGACATTCTCTGAAGAACTTTTCCGCCTCCTGGGTTTAAATTCCGATGACGACGTACCCACTTATGATGGCCTGCTTCAGAGGGTCCATGCCGATGACCGCGATGGTTTTGCTCAGGAAATAAAACGAGCTCTGCATGAAAAACAATCGTACCGGATGGATGTAAAGATGGTCCGAGCCGATGGCACCCAGTGGATAATGGAAGGCAGGGGTTCGGTGACCACCGACGACCAAGGGTCGCCGCTGATGCTCACCAGCACCGCTCAGGATATTACCGAGAGAAAACTCATGCGCGATGCCTTGCATAAAAAACAAAAATCCGAGGCAATCGGCACCCTGTCCGCAGGTATCGCCCATGACTTCAATAATGTCTTGAACATGATCTACGGATATCTTGAGGTCATTAATAATAATATCTCGAAAACCGATGCCAACTACGAAAACTTTCAAGGCATCACTTTGTCCTGCAATCGTGCCTCAGAACTGGTCAAACAAATCCTCATCTATTCAAGACATGATGAGCAGGACAAACGCCCGGTTCTCCTGCAGCCGATAATTGCCGAAACCCTGCAACTTCATGAAATATCAGTCCCCGACAATATTGAATTCCAGATTCACGTTGATTCGAGCTGCAGAGCGATTGACGCCAACGTCACCCAGATTCAACAAGTATGCCTGAACCTGCTGCAGAATGCCTGCCAGGCCATGGCAACAAACGGCGGGATCCTCCGAATCGAATTATCGGAAGTTGAAATCACCAATTCCTTGACCATTACAAATCCCAGATTAATACAGGGAGAAACATACGCAAGACTCACGGTGAGCGATACCGGCCAGGGGATGGACAATGACACCCTTGAAAAAATATTCAACCCCTACTTCACTACTAAAACTTTCAGCCTGGGAACAGGCCTGGGACTGGCCATAACCCATGGCATTATCGAAAATAATCATGGCGCAATCATCGTTGAAAGCGCCCCGGGAAAAGGTTCGACTTTTCATGTTTTCCTGCCTCTTTCCAAGCAGCCGCTGGAACTGGAAAAACTCACTTCAGCAGCCAGGCCAATGGAAGCGTCGGACTCAAAGCACATCTTGTTCATAGACGATGAAAAGCTCAACACCCAGGTGTGGAGTATTGCCTTGACTCAGGCAGGGTTTCAGGTCACAACCGAAACTGATGCCAGAAATGCCTTGCGCCTGTTTAAGGCTGCACCGGACCATTTCGACATAGTAATAACCGATCAGAGAATGCCAGAACTTACCGGGATTGAACTTGCCGGAGAACTCATAAAAATCCGCGCAGATTTACCGATCATCCTTACTTCAGGATGGGACGATTCCATGGATTTCGAAAAAGTTAAAAATGTGAAAGGGATTCGCAAGGTAATTTCCAAGCCGCATACCATGGATGTTCTTCTGCAGGCAATATCTTCCTGCCTGGAATAATCGATTCAACATAGAATTAATTGGTATAAGGTGATTGAGGGGCGATGCTGTTTTACTGCAGTTACACCTGCAACCATGTCAAGGGCAGGAGTGAAGGGAAGAAAACATATGAGTTCACCTCCGACATATGAACTTGATCATATCCTGTTCATCACAAAGCCGGCAAGTTCGTTTCCGGTTCGGTAATCAATATCCAGGAATGACATGCCTATATTGAATTTATCTTCAGAAGAGGGTTCAACCCGCACAACCGTGCTGGCAAAAAGCTGCTGTTTTTCATCCTGAAGGGTGAACTGAGTCAGTAATCTCGTACCAGGGGAAATATTGTCGCTGCTTTCAACCATCATCCCCCCCCTGCTGATATCTCTGCATTGAGCAGCATGCATGATATCATCGTTGAATCGCTGCTCTTTAAGTTTGATATCTCCATGGCAGTCAACACGAACATAGCGTCGTTTGTCTCCGGAAAAAAGAACTATCCTGTTCTTTCCGGCGGCTTTGGCGCTGTACAGAGCGGAATCGGCAGCCTCGACCAGCCTTTGTGGTGCCGTTGTATCATAGGGATATGAAGCAAGCCCCCCGCTTATGGTAACCTTAAGAACCCGACCCTCATAGACGAATCGCGCCTCATCAATCTCCTGCCTGATCCGCTCTCCGATCTCATGGGCATGCACTTTGGGGGTATCAGGGAGCAGAAGGAGTATTTCCTCGCCGCCATAACGGACCGCAACATCCTCAATTCTCTTGCGCTTGCGGATGATTTCCGCAACACTTTTTAAGATCAGATCACCGCCCAGGTGTCCGTATGTGTCATTAATCAGCTTGAAATTATCCAGGTCAAAGAACAACAGCGATAAATCACTGTGATGCCTTTCGGCGCGAGAAACTTCGCGGGTAAAAACCTCGTTAAATACCCGACGATTCAATAAGCCGGTCAATTCATCCAGTTTTGAAAACTGGGCGGTTTTTTCATAGAGATGGATTTCTATTACCTTAGGATTCTTCAAGTACTTGTGAACCGTACAGAAATAGTCGCAGATGGCGGTCCTTAAGCTTACCGAGCGGCCCAAATCCGATTTCATCTCAGCATAGTGAAGAATAATTTTCTGCCAGTAATTTTCAGCCTCGGCGTTAGAGAGGTCAATGCTTGCCAGAATATTCAGTATAACTGAATAAACAGATTTTCCATGTTCGGCGACAAGTTGCCGCATCTCAACCAGCAAACCGTCTTCATCATTTGAAAAGTCTTCAAGGGTCGCAAGTATGGTATCTCGTAAGGTCTGATTCATCAAATTGGTTCTGAAAACTCTTTTTACTGAGTAAAGGAGGCTATATCGATTAGAAAAAAAACTAACCAGTAAATTCTCTTGCTTGGGGAACTGCTTGAAAACGCCGCCCGTTTAATCATTTTGCGAGCCAGTTAAGACCCGAAACGATATAGTATTTTTGCTTTATTTTATGCAAAAATCATTCCGCGCCGCATGATATAAATCTTTGAGAAACATATCAAACAGTTAGAGGCAGTCATGAAAATTGACACAGAAAAGATTATGGGAAGCCGTTCGGAACAACGGAAACTATTACATGATTCCGGAAAAACAAAACTACGAAACTCTACAGGTTTATCAGGAATTATACATCACAGAAATTTGAACAGCACCAGCCAGTGCATCCTGTTCAAAAATAAAGACGATAATCAAGGATTACAGAGACTGGGCTCGAGCCGAATTCTGATTTGATTTGCATTCCTTCCGGTTCATGGCCATGGGGCAGACTAATAGCAAGAGAAAGCTCTGATTCATCGGAAAGGGAGAACATCAGGTTCATGGCCAGAAGTCTGGAATGGTCCGTCCAGTTGGAAATAGCCAGAAAGCTGCCGTTAAGCAAAGGGGTGAAATCATATCCCATGCCCAGGGCCGGATAATTCTTCCCAAGATATCTGGTTGTAATATTGCCCGCAATAAGTGCAGTATTCGCCTGGTCGATGTTCCGGTAACCACGGCCATGGACAAGGGGGAAACAAAATGAATACATTTGCGATGTGCGATTTTTCATGATTTGATAATACATCAACGAAAAGTTCATGACAATAAAGTGCAGACATAAAAAAAACCCGGCATGCCGGGTTTTTTTATTAGTATGTTAATTATGCCCAATTCATCTTTTTCGTCGTCGGAAAGCCCCGATTCCGATAAGCCCGGTCCCCAAGAGCAGCATTGTCGCCGGTTCAGGTATTGAAGCCATGCCGTGATTGGTAATCGATGCTTGGACCATCACCGTGTTACCACTGATAATTCCAAAAACATCAAGAAAATCGACACTGATATCATTACCGAAAAGACTGAAATTATGAGGTAATGGCGGCCTGTCCCAGAGTATAGCCCCCGCGGTAAATGACCCGCTAAAGGCGACTGCCGCAGCGGAAGCTTCCGCTGTTGTATCAGCAGTTACGAGCGGCGAATCAAAAGCAAGTGTTGCCTCCACATCTGCAGATACAAATCCTGTTCCACCTAAAGTGATCCAGAAAAAATCAATAACTCTGGATTCTCCGTCATTCAGAGTAAAAATTTCCGCGTCCAAAGTGGATGCGAGAGCTGCGTTAAGTGTCAGTGGGTCTTTTGGATCAGATACGACAAATAGATTACTGAAAGAAAATGATGAATCCGGATCGTCCGCCACATCAAATGTTACTGGTGTTGCCGACGCGAGACTTGAGAATAATAAGGCACAGGTGCCTATTGCAAATATGAGCAGTTTTTTCATGGCTCCCTCCTTTCCTTCAATAAAATTCAACGCTCCACTGCACTGAGACGGAATAAATCTAACAAGCTGATAATATGCAAAAATCGAGCCTTTTTAGGCGAAAAACATTTTGCTTTTTATTACAGGTAGTTATCAGATTATAGGATATAAGCCGAAGAGTTCGGATTCCAGAAAACCGAACAAATTCGTTCGCGATCACGGAAACCTGACAACCAAAAGGCGTCCAACGCAACAAAAAAAGGCCCCCCAAAAATCGGGAGGCCTAGAGTAGCAATATTGCTCGTTATCGAAATAAACCTACTGCTTGGGATGACACCGCTTGCAATGCTGTATAGAGGTAACACTGAAGGCCTTATGACCGTTATGGCAGTTGCCGCAGTATTTGCCCTTTTTCATTTCATCCATGGTGAGATGGCCTTTTTTTACGACATTTTTCCCCACCTTCATAAGGAACACCTTGGGATGGCACTCCACACAGCGCAATTGCTCACGCTCGGTGTGTTTTTTATGGCTGAAAACCGCAGACACCTTGCCATCAGGGGCATCCATGGAAAAATCATCGGGGAAATAGCCGTGCTGGACCATTTGCTCCATGGCCTTGGCTTTATCCTTTTTGGCGTCCTGCTTATTTTTCTCAGCATCGGCCATGGCTTTTTCCGCATCCTCAATGGCACGCTCTGCAGCAAGAACCGCTTTTTCCGCCTCGCTTCTCGCCTTTTCAGCCTCCTTCAATGCCTGAGCCGCATACTCGGCTGAGTCCGACCAGGATATGCGGGGTTGGATCAATACCGCTGTCGAGACAATTGCACAGATTATTGCGGCAGTTGTAATCAATTTCAATATATTATTGCCTGTTAGCATAAATTTTCTCCCTTGGTATATAATACCATCAACTCCCGGTTATTTATGTTCAACCGTCACATTCGTATCTTCTTTCTCCGGCACGATTTTTCCTTGCTCGACAAGTTCATTGTAGCCCTTGACGCCGATATGACAGCGGGCGCATTGGGTGGTCGTTGAAAAAGAAATATCGCCATTATGGCATGTTCCGCAGTATCTTTCGTTACAAAGACTCTGCATATCGAAATCAGCGGTCTCCTGCATGGCCAGCGCTTCCATTTCAAAAGTCTCTTCATGGCACCAGTCGCAATGCAGACCAAGGTCTTCGGTATGGGCTTTATGGCTGAAAATAACCGCCTTGAGCGGTTTGGTATAAATTATATCACCGCCATGCTCAGGAGCTTCTTCTTCATCTTCAGCAAACACTGCTGCAGAATTAAGAAAAAACGCTGCTGCAACTGCCAGCAATAAAAGAAATAAAAGTTTTTTCATTTTCTTCACCTTTTATAAGAATTCCTGTCCCGGATATTTTTAAATGCCCGTTGAAGCGCATGATCCCGGATCTTTTGCCTATTGATTATCAAATGTATTATTATCTTTCTTCCGCCTGCCTTCTGAGTTCCCATGGCGAAGATCTGGTTGCCTTCATGTAAAAGACATTGGGCTTGGTACCAGCCTCCGGCCGCAGCACCCATACCTGTTTTTCTATCTGATGGACCATTTTATAGATAACATTTTCCGGGTCGGAGACATCACCGAACATCCGGGTTCCGGTTGGACAGGCATTAGCACATGCGGTGAGCTTCTTGCCTTTTGAAAGACGTGTATCCCAACAGAAATTGCACTTATCAATGGCGTGTACTTCCTCATTGAAGTATCTGGCCTCGTACGGGCAGGCAAGAATACACATCTTGCAACCGATGCACTTCTTCCTATCCATCATTACAATACCGGTGGTTGGATCCTTGTAAGTAGCTTTGGTCGGACATCCACGGGTGCATGGCGCCTCATTACAGTGATTGCAAAGGATCGGGATAAATTCCCGCTGCCTGCCGATGGCATCCGTAACCCTTTTCCGCAGAATTCTGGTCCGGTATCCATAGTCCGGAACATCATTGGTTTCTTTGCAGGCGGTTACACATTGTTCACAGTCGATGCAAAGACCCTGTCGAATCACCATACTGTAATGCGGCCGGTAAGGGTATTGCTCTAAAAAGTCACTCGAGCTTGCAAACGCTTCATTGACATTGGAGACCAGCGACAGCAGTTTGCCGCCGGCAAAAACGCCGGTGACGGCAAAGCCGATTTTTAAAAATGCCCTCCGTTCCAGACCGGTGACGGAGCGCAGGCCTTCATCCTTAATTGTATCAAGGTTTATTTTCGAAAACTTCATTATATCTATTCCTCCTTAATTGCTCAGTTCAGAAATCATTAATCGTCACGATCTACCTTGCGAACCCGGTGATGACGCTTGAGGGATTCTTCTTCGGATTCACCTTCCTTCTTGTAGTGAATTCCACCACAACCAGGGCAGACATACGCGCCTGGAGGGACGATTTCATGTTTCTGGAACTGATGGCCGTTCAGCATCCTCTCACCTAATAAATAAAAAACACCGGCGAATGAAAGGCCCGCTACCACTACCGAAATTTCATGAAAAGAAGGGGTGTATTCAAGAAGGGAGCTGTACTCATCAACACCAAGTGAATGAAAGACCGGAACGATCTGACCGGCAAGCACCAGGTCATAACGCATGAAAAATATGCCGATCATCATAAATGACGATGCAATAAACATCTTCCTGAGGTCCCTGCCCTCGGACTGAATCAACAGAATAAAAGGAATCACCATGCCCAGCAGTACTTCAGCACCCCAGAAATTAAGGGCATACCTGCCGAGAACAAATGCTTTAATGGCTACATATTTTTCAGGGGCGACAACACCGCTGATAATTTTCCATATGGTAAAAAACATGATAATCGCAATCAGCATCGTAGTGAGCTGACACACCGCCTTGATGCTTCTCTCCATGCGACGGCTCATGATATGCCGGTCGATTCTCCAGGAAATGCAGGTAAACAGAATGATTGCGGCACCGCCTGACATCATTGCCGAAACAATGAAATAAATCGGCATATAAGGACCGTACCAGAACTCACGACCGTGCAGCATGCCGAACACCGCTCCGAGATTGCTATGGGCCGCAACCCCGAAGATGACGCCGAACAAACCGAAAATTCTAGACCAGGCGTGATTCTGATCAAGGAGGAAGAAATATTCAATCCCCAGGGCGATCAGATACAGGGTATAGAGAGTTCCCATCCACCACATATTCGATGTGAGGTTTGGCGAAAACGCATTATAAATCGGCATGCGGAAAGGATTTTCCACATCAAAAAAGATAATAATAAAGCCGCCGAGCATGAAGGTAATGGAAAGAAATACCGCTCTTTTTGCTATGGGCATATAAGGTTCATAGCCAAAGACATGGCCGATGGATGAAACAAGACAGAGTCCGGTGGATGTTACAACGCAGAAAATATAGGCAGAAATCAACAGACCCCAGGGGATCTGGCGGGTGACGCCGTAAACATGGCGATACCCGGTAAAAGTACCATGCAGGCCAACGGCCAGGCCGTAGAAAACCAGGAGTCCCAACAGGCCAAGAATACCCAGTAAAACCTTATTGGATCGAAAAAGGGCCCCCACCCCGGTGTACCCCCATCTCTCCGCTGTATCTTTGTGTATTTGAATCATTCGTGTTCTCTCCTTCTCTAGTTCTTTTCTGTGATCGGCAAAACCAAAGCCTCGCACCCTGCCGGAAAAGAAAATCTCTTTTCTTGTTCCGCCCGGGAAAAAATTTAGTCCCGTCAGAAAATCCGTTCCTTGCGCTCATGCGAGACCGACAAAGATTAAATAAAAGTGACGCTAATGTTACTTGTTAAGATATACCCCTCCTTTCTTTATTTATTCTTAAGACCAAATAATCAACTATTAAATATTTTTTTAAAGATATCCAAAGGAACCGGAATAAGCGTGGACGTCTTATCCGACGTACCTATTTCACGGATGGTCTGCAGATAACGAAGCTGCAGGGCGGCTGGATGCTGGTCAATGAGACTTGCTGCCTCGCAGAGCTTGGCAGCTGCCTGATATTCCCCGTCGGCATTGATGATGGCGGCACGCCGTTCCCTTTCGGCCTCGGCCTGTTTTGCCATGGC contains the following coding sequences:
- a CDS encoding VPLPA-CTERM sorting domain-containing protein, with product MKKLLIFAIGTCALLFSSLASATPVTFDVADDPDSSFSFSNLFVVSDPKDPLTLNAALASTLDAEIFTLNDGESRVIDFFWITLGGTGFVSADVEATLAFDSPLVTADTTAEASAAAVAFSGSFTAGAILWDRPPLPHNFSLFGNDISVDFLDVFGIISGNTVMVQASITNHGMASIPEPATMLLLGTGLIGIGAFRRRKR
- a CDS encoding diguanylate cyclase produces the protein MNQTLRDTILATLEDFSNDEDGLLVEMRQLVAEHGKSVYSVILNILASIDLSNAEAENYWQKIILHYAEMKSDLGRSVSLRTAICDYFCTVHKYLKNPKVIEIHLYEKTAQFSKLDELTGLLNRRVFNEVFTREVSRAERHHSDLSLLFFDLDNFKLINDTYGHLGGDLILKSVAEIIRKRKRIEDVAVRYGGEEILLLLPDTPKVHAHEIGERIRQEIDEARFVYEGRVLKVTISGGLASYPYDTTAPQRLVEAADSALYSAKAAGKNRIVLFSGDKRRYVRVDCHGDIKLKEQRFNDDIMHAAQCRDISRGGMMVESSDNISPGTRLLTQFTLQDEKQQLFASTVVRVEPSSEDKFNIGMSFLDIDYRTGNELAGFVMNRI
- a CDS encoding complex I subunit 5 family protein translates to MTDYFSTNAIQAFLLSLAPGLPLVTACAFLVPSIRSLAYRLFPWAALPALLVALFGSTTVAIEIPWFFMGGRIGLDDLGKTFLLFTSFLWLVSGLFGREYLADDTKRFRFQIFYLLAMSGNFGLILAQDMLSFYLFFTLMSFAAYVLIIHDGSDKARRAGRIYLWLVVVGEVILFTGMIILAQTSSSMAFSKIDKDLSGIILLALLFLGFGIKAGALPLHFWLPVAHPAAPSPASAVLSGTMIKAGLLGWLRFLPVGSTNLTEGGIFFLIAGLLAAFYGITAGFFRNNPKTVLAYSSISQMGLMTVIVGSGMILPQIWPKAVTAASLYAFHHCLAKGSLFLATGVAKNGWNRGIPAWLFRAGLILPSLALAGMPFTSGAIAKSALKSITTNLPEPWHEVCSILLPLAAVGTMALLVHFLRLTWQPSRQDNRHGQGLRRAWMFNLAGVAVTLWLWPGSETAARHSLTPGTVIHGLWTVAAGCLLAFALTRLIRQRPTAQESHPGVDSFPQKIFKKLFLHCFPDRSARGQHGDLSKYKVDGRNTRFQVIEVQLGKIEKIFGRWTISGLFFLMISILIILSLRS
- a CDS encoding cytochrome c3 family protein; translated protein: MLTGNNILKLITTAAIICAIVSTAVLIQPRISWSDSAEYAAQALKEAEKARSEAEKAVLAAERAIEDAEKAMADAEKNKQDAKKDKAKAMEQMVQHGYFPDDFSMDAPDGKVSAVFSHKKHTEREQLRCVECHPKVFLMKVGKNVVKKGHLTMDEMKKGKYCGNCHNGHKAFSVTSIQHCKRCHPKQ
- a CDS encoding phosphate ABC transporter substrate-binding protein, with amino-acid sequence MPRSKRFDRYNPFFLTLLSFFFLSWCLTSPAYSNELDRFAGKQGNITISGGTAHIPVMTELARKVRDFNPKIYITVHGGGSANGIKQVGQGMADIGNSGRPLNDHERQQYNLREIPFAIDGIAPIVHPSNPVSNISSASIRKIFSGEITNWREIGGEDQPIILYGREAASGTRDIFWKKMLLNGSFSPETRIVDSNNAMKIVVSWEKYAIGYLSIGHIDMDKVKPLITDDIQPNQTNAMLGKYTIVRKLYMNISENPTELTRLFVEYVLGPAGHDAIKASGYIPLH
- a CDS encoding sulfite exporter TauE/SafE family protein, with the translated sequence MNLFFLLSALGMIAGFLSGLLGIGGGIVMAPLLLFVPPIFGFEPLAMQVVAGLTIVQGLLSCLFGSLIHKKFHFVSGQLTLYMGVSIFVMAVLGGAGSRFVSNDILLFIFSCLAGIAAFLMIIPVKLDTERPDVDDLSFSRIRAVLASSGVGLLGGLVGQGGSFILIPLMTSYVRIPTRIAIGSNLAIVFLSSLAGFIGKAATGQIEWFLALPIALTVIPASTIGAYVSRGLPVKGLRLILAVLIGLAAVRMWISLLA
- a CDS encoding response regulator produces the protein MDNKPTSKLTIIIIMPIIVLLEIMGGCMYYYLQQNTNSFIKYRITREAERHHNDIYSLITDHYNQLLIHEPTLDAAKIHQAETISELEIYFSLNGLTGQIFENSSLLYSINGPVSKPGYPENYAQTYSEYYSETLFAPWNWEISVIENPANYQRLRERITQGLYLLFASYTILAIAIIVLLWRLVLIPLKQIITPLRNNQLPQYKGIDEFEFLSNTIASDIQKRQEVEERLIHHQVNLEKTVSQRTQELEEEILCREELLKTLKSRDAQLAVSQTVARLGSWEWDILSNKVTFSEELFRLLGLNSDDDVPTYDGLLQRVHADDRDGFAQEIKRALHEKQSYRMDVKMVRADGTQWIMEGRGSVTTDDQGSPLMLTSTAQDITERKLMRDALHKKQKSEAIGTLSAGIAHDFNNVLNMIYGYLEVINNNISKTDANYENFQGITLSCNRASELVKQILIYSRHDEQDKRPVLLQPIIAETLQLHEISVPDNIEFQIHVDSSCRAIDANVTQIQQVCLNLLQNACQAMATNGGILRIELSEVEITNSLTITNPRLIQGETYARLTVSDTGQGMDNDTLEKIFNPYFTTKTFSLGTGLGLAITHGIIENNHGAIIVESAPGKGSTFHVFLPLSKQPLELEKLTSAARPMEASDSKHILFIDDEKLNTQVWSIALTQAGFQVTTETDARNALRLFKAAPDHFDIVITDQRMPELTGIELAGELIKIRADLPIILTSGWDDSMDFEKVKNVKGIRKVISKPHTMDVLLQAISSCLE